A genomic region of Dactylococcopsis salina PCC 8305 contains the following coding sequences:
- a CDS encoding addiction module protein has protein sequence MSNHPLLKVEISQLSTAERIQLAEDLWDSILDQQNELPLTDAQKQELDRRLENDRQDATVGSTWEEVKQRLGFFQ, from the coding sequence GTGAGCAATCATCCCCTTCTCAAAGTAGAAATCTCTCAACTTAGCACTGCTGAACGCATCCAACTCGCTGAAGACCTCTGGGATAGCATTTTGGATCAGCAAAATGAATTGCCTTTAACTGATGCACAGAAACAGGAACTCGATCGTCGCTTAGAAAACGATCGACAAGATGCAACTGTTGGTTCAACCTGGGAAGAAGTTAAACAACGACTCGGTTTTTTCCAATGA
- a CDS encoding Uma2 family endonuclease, whose product MLLELKRWEIPPGHQALIKNVSWSELEQILEELGETRSSRISYSNGNLEIMTPLPEHEDNKAFISDFVRIILEELGQEYRNLGATTFKSEKMAQAVEADECFYIQNEAIVRGKKRIDLNLRPPPDLVIEIDITNRTRFNNYQLLGVPELWRYDGSKLEINVLKSGKYVLSDESLQFPRFPIKQVIPEYLEVGKTQGKVATMNQFRSWVREVIINS is encoded by the coding sequence ATGTTATTAGAATTAAAACGTTGGGAAATTCCTCCTGGACATCAAGCGTTAATAAAAAATGTTTCTTGGTCAGAATTAGAACAAATTTTAGAGGAATTAGGGGAAACTCGATCGAGCCGTATTTCTTATAGTAATGGGAATTTAGAAATTATGACTCCCCTTCCCGAACACGAAGACAATAAAGCATTCATCAGCGATTTTGTCAGAATTATTTTAGAAGAATTAGGACAAGAATATCGTAATTTAGGCGCAACGACTTTTAAATCAGAAAAAATGGCGCAAGCTGTCGAAGCAGACGAATGTTTTTATATTCAAAATGAAGCGATCGTGCGGGGGAAAAAACGGATTGATTTAAACCTGAGGCCTCCTCCTGATCTCGTGATTGAAATTGATATTACCAACCGCACTCGCTTCAATAATTATCAACTTTTAGGTGTTCCAGAATTATGGCGTTATGATGGCTCTAAGCTAGAAATTAATGTCTTAAAGTCTGGGAAATATGTGTTATCGGATGAAAGTTTACAGTTTCCTCGGTTTCCAATTAAGCAAGTCATTCCTGAGTATTTAGAAGTAGGTAAAACTCAAGGAAAAGTGGCGACTATGAATCAATTTCGATCTTGGGTAAGAGAAGTCATTATAAACTCTTAA
- a CDS encoding Uma2 family endonuclease, with product MFITISEDTLTLSSGDAVIFLDQTWQDYEHLLKLRQEKLIPKLSFNSKTQEIRLMSPLPSHGNRIDTLRDLVKVLLRQNKQDWQSFDPITLKIPLQAGVEPDACFYIQNRQAILGKERINLTVDPPPDLAIEVDLTSITDLRAYEILKVPELWIYRQGILKVYLLGGESYRESAVSGLFPEIDVPKILPKYVELGWNEGSSVALRQFEKLYFGKIKLQ from the coding sequence ATGTTCATTACCATTAGTGAAGATACTTTAACTTTATCATCAGGTGATGCGGTGATTTTCTTGGATCAGACCTGGCAAGATTATGAACACTTACTGAAGCTACGTCAAGAAAAATTGATCCCTAAACTATCGTTTAATTCAAAAACCCAAGAAATTCGTCTGATGTCTCCTTTACCAAGTCATGGAAACCGCATTGATACCCTCAGAGATTTGGTCAAAGTGCTTTTACGTCAAAACAAGCAAGACTGGCAATCTTTTGACCCGATTACCTTAAAAATACCACTACAGGCAGGAGTAGAACCTGATGCCTGTTTTTATATCCAAAATCGGCAAGCTATCTTAGGAAAAGAAAGAATTAATCTAACTGTTGATCCCCCCCCTGATTTAGCGATTGAAGTTGATCTTACCTCAATCACTGATCTACGAGCTTATGAGATACTCAAAGTACCTGAATTATGGATTTATCGTCAAGGAATCTTAAAAGTTTATCTGTTAGGAGGGGAAAGTTATCGTGAAAGTGCCGTCAGTGGCTTATTTCCTGAAATTGATGTTCCGAAAATTTTACCGAAATATGTTGAATTAGGATGGAATGAGGGGTCAAGTGTTGCTTTACGTCAGTTTGAAAAGTTATATTTTGGAAAAATAAAGTTACAGTAA
- a CDS encoding TIGR02652 family protein — translation MDPALQYPIFGAEIKCPHCRQTIPALTLTDTYLCSRHGAFEADPKTEELVHLQSGRCWRMWEGQWYRQHTHPDGIRFEIHEALDRLYTQGYRATRVIIANRYKDLVSSYLEKHRSRWGESKSDQLRLYGLPIAFSPDEEEEPRWGVINFDLEKEPGVPVRYPYFRLFE, via the coding sequence ATGGATCCAGCTTTACAATACCCCATTTTTGGGGCGGAAATCAAGTGTCCCCACTGTCGTCAAACTATTCCCGCGCTTACTTTAACCGATACCTACTTATGTTCGCGTCATGGGGCGTTTGAAGCTGATCCCAAGACAGAGGAATTAGTTCATTTACAGTCGGGGCGCTGTTGGCGAATGTGGGAAGGTCAATGGTATCGACAACACACTCATCCCGATGGCATTCGCTTTGAGATTCACGAGGCGCTCGATCGACTCTATACTCAAGGATATCGCGCCACACGGGTAATTATTGCCAATCGCTATAAAGATTTGGTAAGCTCCTATCTAGAAAAGCATCGATCGCGCTGGGGAGAAAGTAAATCGGATCAGCTGCGTTTGTATGGCTTACCCATTGCGTTTAGTCCCGATGAAGAGGAAGAACCCCGTTGGGGTGTGATTAATTTTGATTTAGAAAAAGAACCAGGTGTCCCTGTACGCTATCCCTATTTTCGTTTGTTTGAATAG
- a CDS encoding type II toxin-antitoxin system RelE/ParE family toxin produces the protein MTYRLIIRPQAELDIQDAFEWYEAQTLGLGSEFIRAVDACLSAIGRNPLAYQIIYKQARQALIRRFPYRILYVFDQEIITVVACFHSKRDPKSWQARL, from the coding sequence ATGACCTACAGACTGATCATCCGTCCACAAGCAGAATTGGATATTCAAGATGCTTTTGAATGGTATGAGGCACAAACTCTGGGGTTAGGCTCTGAGTTCATTCGGGCAGTTGATGCTTGTCTATCTGCTATTGGACGTAACCCACTGGCTTATCAAATTATCTACAAACAAGCACGACAAGCATTGATTCGGCGTTTTCCTTACAGAATTCTTTATGTATTTGACCAAGAGATCATTACTGTGGTCGCGTGCTTTCACAGTAAACGTGATCCGAAATCATGGCAAGCTCGTCTCTGA
- a CDS encoding Uma2 family endonuclease, whose protein sequence is MLLELKRWEIPPGHQALIKNVSWSELEQILEELGETRSSRISYSNGNLEIMTPLPEHEYSKVLISDFVRIILEELEQEYWNLGATTFKSEKMAQAVEADECFYIQNEAIVRGKKRIDLNRMPPPDLVIEIDITNRTRFKNYQLLGVPELWRYDGTNLEINRLQSGTYILSDESLQFPQLAIKEVIPQYLEASRSEGKLTIMKQFRRWVREQI, encoded by the coding sequence ATGTTATTAGAATTAAAACGTTGGGAAATTCCCCCTGGACATCAAGCGCTGATTAAAAATGTTTCTTGGTCAGAATTAGAGCAAATTTTAGAGGAATTAGGGGAAACTCGATCGAGCCGTATTTCTTATAGTAATGGGAATTTAGAAATTATGACTCCCCTTCCCGAACACGAATATAGTAAAGTATTAATTAGCGATTTTGTCAGGATTATTTTAGAAGAATTAGAACAAGAATATTGGAACTTAGGCGCAACGACATTTAAATCAGAAAAAATGGCGCAAGCTGTCGAAGCAGACGAATGTTTTTATATTCAAAATGAAGCGATTGTTCGGGGGAAAAAACGGATTGATTTAAACCGAATGCCTCCTCCTGATCTCGTGATTGAAATTGACATTACCAACCGCACTCGCTTTAAGAATTATCAACTTTTAGGTGTTCCAGAATTATGGCGTTATGATGGCACTAACTTAGAAATTAATCGCTTACAATCAGGAACATATATTCTATCCGATGAGAGTTTACAGTTTCCTCAATTGGCGATTAAAGAAGTAATCCCTCAGTATTTAGAAGCCAGTAGAAGTGAAGGAAAACTTACCATAATGAAACAGTTTCGACGTTGGGTAAGAGAACAAATTTAG
- a CDS encoding VOC family protein: MHHVSIRTGDIHRAIAFYELFGFTIQERFTTGYTLACWLEGWNSRLELIQIPQPKPAPDAFHDEHYVGYYHLSFDVTEFAASLPQWLENVRSRFQNASKENPEQISPLKVLLEPTQQIIGETVYEVAFIADADSLPLEIIRNQGKPNQ; the protein is encoded by the coding sequence ATGCACCACGTTTCGATTCGCACTGGAGATATTCACCGCGCGATCGCATTTTACGAATTATTCGGCTTTACCATCCAAGAAAGATTTACTACAGGTTACACTCTCGCTTGTTGGTTAGAGGGGTGGAACTCTCGTTTAGAATTAATCCAAATTCCTCAGCCGAAACCAGCACCAGATGCGTTCCATGATGAACATTATGTGGGATATTATCATCTTTCCTTTGATGTTACCGAGTTTGCTGCCAGTTTGCCACAATGGTTAGAGAACGTTCGATCGCGCTTTCAAAACGCATCAAAGGAAAACCCAGAACAAATTTCTCCCTTAAAGGTATTACTTGAACCCACGCAACAAATCATCGGGGAAACAGTTTATGAAGTTGCATTTATTGCTGATGCGGATAGCCTACCATTAGAAATTATTCGTAATCAAGGAAAACCCAATCAATAA
- a CDS encoding lysozyme inhibitor LprI family protein produces the protein MKTRTQKIIHHWLSLCKRDLCWQFIGLSVPSVLVLGFASLAQAESPFNGSPSFNCSQAITPTEHLICTEEDLSWLDRQMAKLYQGIREQLTPEARQTLIKTQQDWLQKRDQCQSNRDCTRQAYMDRLQTLAQTYQVTPHPNSYSHDHPNITGQLLLVGHLNGSVSAWISTVSSPYSHLCRVSFEGARPKDSSPQQLIWNDCSNTENTISQSEACQVTLNLSDIFVDVEAQNCEFYCGLNGYFSGRYIREDYP, from the coding sequence ATGAAAACAAGAACTCAGAAAATAATACATCACTGGCTTAGTTTATGTAAGCGCGATCTTTGTTGGCAATTCATTGGTTTAAGTGTACCCTCTGTATTAGTTCTTGGCTTTGCTTCACTCGCGCAAGCGGAGAGTCCGTTTAATGGAAGCCCCAGTTTTAATTGTAGTCAGGCGATCACCCCTACCGAGCATCTAATTTGCACAGAAGAGGATTTAAGCTGGCTAGATCGTCAAATGGCAAAACTTTATCAGGGGATTCGGGAACAGCTAACCCCAGAAGCCCGCCAAACCCTGATTAAGACACAACAGGATTGGTTACAAAAGCGTGATCAATGTCAGTCTAATCGTGACTGTACTCGACAAGCCTATATGGATCGTCTGCAAACTCTCGCCCAAACTTATCAAGTGACCCCACACCCTAACAGTTACTCCCATGATCATCCCAACATCACAGGTCAGTTGCTTCTCGTTGGTCATCTTAATGGCAGTGTCTCCGCTTGGATTAGCACTGTGAGCAGTCCCTACAGTCACCTTTGTCGAGTTAGTTTTGAAGGAGCTAGACCAAAAGATTCATCACCTCAACAATTGATCTGGAACGATTGCTCTAATACGGAAAACACAATTTCTCAATCTGAAGCCTGTCAAGTTACCCTAAACCTTAGTGATATTTTTGTGGATGTTGAAGCTCAAAATTGCGAGTTTTATTGTGGTTTGAACGGCTATTTTTCTGGACGCTATATTCGGGAAGATTATCCTTAA
- a CDS encoding RNA recognition motif domain-containing protein gives MSVRLYVGNLPKDTVERQELQEVFGEANDSLSIKVIKDRKTGNCRGFAFVTVATDEMADEIIEKHNGQTFRENALKIEKALPRNKGKGDENSPSQEKEGSEEKPRETSRPVKQKDKAPDKSSEKESAPKSERRGKKNKKSKQPAASTNNNSNTSTQPDPRWADELAELKKRLSAVEK, from the coding sequence ATGTCTGTACGCCTGTACGTGGGTAATTTGCCAAAAGATACGGTAGAACGCCAAGAATTACAAGAAGTTTTTGGTGAAGCTAACGATTCCTTATCAATCAAAGTGATTAAAGATCGCAAGACTGGAAACTGTCGCGGGTTTGCTTTTGTCACTGTCGCTACGGATGAAATGGCGGACGAAATTATTGAAAAACATAATGGTCAAACCTTCAGAGAAAACGCCTTAAAAATCGAGAAAGCGCTTCCTCGCAATAAAGGAAAAGGAGACGAAAATAGTCCTAGCCAAGAAAAAGAAGGAAGTGAGGAAAAACCCCGTGAAACCTCTCGCCCTGTGAAACAAAAGGATAAAGCCCCTGATAAATCCTCAGAAAAGGAAAGCGCCCCCAAAAGTGAACGGCGGGGTAAAAAGAACAAAAAATCGAAACAACCCGCAGCGAGTACCAATAACAACAGCAATACATCAACGCAACCTGATCCGCGTTGGGCTGACGAATTAGCGGAATTGAAAAAACGCTTAAGTGCGGTTGAAAAATAG
- a CDS encoding serine/threonine-protein kinase, whose protein sequence is MNQDIAYCFNPYCSHPKNDLDRQKCNNCGFLLQLKNQYQAQKLIASGRFGRTFFGEDLIENRPCLIKQFFPTSEDGITLNSQKAIELFHSEAQRLEDLGNHPQIPQLYAHLEQETYQYLIQEWITGENLETQLSQNQTFSEREIRKLLSSLLPVLDYLQKNTVIHRDIKPENIISCSQKQSEYVLVDFGAAKLASLRNLVKTGTIIGSPGYAAPEQVYGKPTFASDIYSLGVTCLYLLTGVSPFDLYNPTENQLLWRDYCQDSPVSDSLAAILDGMTAFDLKQRYQSGKEVLDALGVLSPLPVLSPSPQPDKKETSSVIKLYSGKGAIYTVNFSPDGTLLASGGGSEWGKLIGKENCVRLWRVGEWEKHYKLTQHSAPITAVKFSSDGQFLISGSLDKTIKVWNLTTQKLQQTLKGHRYGVKTLQVSPYGDLLISGSEGGEVILWNLHTGKALDRLTWEQGRIYTIALSRDGETFAVGSVESQIQVWEVYGLKPLFSLTGHTDSVKSLDFSPDGNDLASGSGDWDCTVKLWDLTRQQLKQTLQGHQWAVNAVKFSPNGKYLVSGSSDQTVRRIELEEETSVSSASLRHLKAVTSLAFSPDGIFLASGSEDETIKLCI, encoded by the coding sequence ATGAATCAAGACATTGCTTACTGTTTCAATCCATACTGTTCACACCCAAAAAACGATCTCGATCGGCAAAAATGCAACAACTGTGGCTTTCTTCTCCAACTTAAAAACCAATATCAAGCCCAAAAACTCATCGCCAGTGGGCGCTTTGGACGAACATTTTTCGGAGAAGATCTTATCGAAAATCGTCCCTGTCTAATCAAACAATTTTTCCCGACAAGTGAAGACGGAATTACCCTGAATTCTCAAAAGGCGATCGAGCTTTTCCATTCCGAAGCCCAACGATTAGAAGACTTAGGAAATCATCCTCAAATTCCCCAATTATATGCTCACCTAGAACAAGAAACCTATCAATACCTGATTCAAGAATGGATTACAGGAGAAAATCTTGAAACCCAACTTTCTCAAAATCAAACCTTCAGTGAACGAGAAATCAGAAAACTCCTTTCTAGTTTACTTCCCGTGTTAGACTATCTCCAGAAAAACACTGTTATTCATCGCGACATCAAACCAGAAAACATCATTTCTTGTTCCCAAAAACAATCAGAATATGTTTTAGTCGATTTTGGGGCAGCAAAACTCGCATCATTACGGAATTTAGTAAAAACTGGAACAATTATCGGTTCTCCAGGTTATGCCGCACCAGAACAAGTGTATGGAAAACCCACCTTTGCTAGTGATATCTATAGTTTAGGAGTAACTTGTTTATACCTACTAACTGGGGTTTCTCCCTTCGATTTGTATAACCCAACAGAAAACCAACTACTATGGCGAGATTACTGTCAAGACTCCCCTGTGAGTGATTCTCTGGCGGCGATTCTTGATGGGATGACCGCTTTTGATCTTAAGCAACGCTATCAGTCTGGGAAAGAAGTTTTAGATGCGTTAGGGGTGTTATCTCCTCTTCCTGTGTTGTCTCCTTCACCACAACCCGACAAGAAAGAAACCTCATCTGTGATTAAACTGTACAGTGGCAAAGGTGCAATTTATACAGTTAATTTTAGTCCTGATGGGACACTTCTCGCCAGTGGCGGTGGATCAGAATGGGGAAAATTAATTGGAAAAGAGAATTGTGTTCGGTTGTGGCGTGTGGGAGAGTGGGAAAAGCATTACAAGTTAACGCAACATTCCGCACCGATAACAGCGGTTAAATTTAGTTCCGATGGACAGTTTTTGATCAGTGGGAGTCTTGATAAAACAATTAAAGTCTGGAATCTCACCACGCAAAAGCTACAGCAAACATTGAAAGGACATCGTTATGGGGTGAAAACGTTACAGGTGAGTCCTTATGGCGATCTTTTAATCAGTGGGAGTGAGGGGGGAGAGGTGATTTTGTGGAATTTACACACTGGAAAAGCGCTCGATCGATTAACCTGGGAACAGGGAAGAATTTATACGATCGCCTTGAGTCGAGATGGAGAAACATTTGCGGTGGGAAGTGTCGAGAGTCAGATTCAAGTTTGGGAAGTTTACGGATTGAAACCATTGTTTTCCTTAACGGGACATACCGACTCTGTTAAGAGTCTTGATTTTAGTCCCGATGGTAATGATTTAGCCAGTGGAAGTGGTGACTGGGATTGTACGGTTAAACTTTGGGATTTAACCAGACAACAGCTTAAACAGACGCTACAGGGACATCAATGGGCGGTCAATGCTGTAAAATTTAGTCCTAACGGCAAATATTTGGTTAGTGGAAGTAGTGATCAAACGGTGAGACGAATTGAACTTGAGGAGGAAACATCAGTTTCTAGTGCTTCTCTTCGTCACCTTAAAGCAGTGACAAGTCTTGCTTTTAGCCCTGATGGGATATTTTTGGCGAGTGGTAGTGAGGATGAGACGATTAAACTCTGTATTTGA